A single window of Bacteroidota bacterium DNA harbors:
- a CDS encoding RNA methyltransferase, translated as MLNQKIKNSDLNRKTIEENLNAIKLNITVILDNVRSAQNVGSIFRTSDAFNVDRIYLCGITATPPNKEIFKTALGATESVKWEHYENINSLVEILKSEQYTVISIEQTANAQMLHEVSFQLNEKYAFVFGNEVDGVSQTVIDNSHGVIEIPQFGSKHSLNISVSAGVILWEAAKQLAVNHQ; from the coding sequence ATGTTAAACCAGAAAATCAAAAACTCAGACTTAAATAGAAAAACTATTGAAGAGAATCTTAATGCTATTAAACTAAATATCACTGTAATACTTGATAATGTGAGAAGTGCTCAGAATGTAGGTTCCATTTTTCGTACTTCTGATGCTTTTAATGTAGATAGAATATATTTATGTGGTATTACGGCAACGCCACCTAATAAAGAAATTTTCAAAACAGCTTTAGGGGCTACAGAAAGTGTAAAATGGGAACATTATGAAAATATTAATTCTCTGGTGGAAATCTTAAAATCTGAACAGTACACTGTTATAAGTATTGAACAAACTGCTAATGCGCAAATGCTACATGAAGTATCATTTCAATTAAACGAAAAATATGCTTTTGTTTTCGGTAATGAAGTAGATGGGGTAAGCCAAACTGTTATTGATAATAGCCATGGGGTAATTGAAATTCCTCAATTTGGCAGCAAACACTCCTTAAACATATCAGTATCAGCCGGGGTAATTCTTTGGGAAGCAGCTAAACAATTAGCTGTTAATCATCAATAA
- the bshC gene encoding bacillithiol biosynthesis cysteine-adding enzyme BshC — protein sequence MQKISLTQTGLLPPITVDYINQDEKLKSFYKYTPNIDSFGEAIKNKNYNNATRAVLVDVLLKQYAEAGIELNNETKAQIEKIKNNNTFTVTTGHQLALFTGPLYFIYKIVTIINLAEQLKAKYPEQHFVPVFWMASEDHDFEEISTVQLFGKQVKWQNETNGKPVGRVNNKGLAPIIDEIASILGERQQSKNWIELLKKCYSPDENLSVATRRLVYELFKNEGLIIIDADNADLKKELQPVIEQDVLNQTTFKAIKETNKRLEESYKLQINGREVNFFYLHNEFGRKLIKPESNGYKLQDTSVVFTKEEMAVEIANNPEMFSPNVVLRPVYQELILPNLAYIGGPAEVAYWLQLKNVFDTFNIAYPVLMQRNSFLLLNKSISDKAEKMGLALVDLFLNDSELADLFLQKQSSSNLPEVINQIDTLFQSIIDEVKNIDQATTKEILALKLENKKQLGTHLKSYKKARQQKQEDNIEKLLKLKERLFPLGVFQERSENVMMYDLNPSLPFISKVKQHADAFDFSLHIIDD from the coding sequence ATGCAAAAAATTTCATTAACACAAACAGGCTTATTACCTCCAATTACTGTTGATTACATTAATCAGGACGAAAAACTAAAATCATTTTATAAATATACCCCCAACATTGACTCCTTTGGTGAGGCTATAAAAAACAAAAATTATAACAATGCTACCAGAGCAGTTTTAGTTGATGTTTTGCTAAAGCAATATGCAGAAGCTGGTATTGAGCTAAATAATGAAACAAAGGCTCAAATAGAAAAAATTAAGAACAACAATACTTTTACTGTTACTACCGGCCACCAATTGGCTTTATTTACCGGCCCACTTTACTTTATTTATAAAATAGTAACCATTATAAATTTAGCGGAACAGTTAAAAGCAAAATATCCGGAACAACATTTTGTGCCTGTATTTTGGATGGCTAGTGAAGACCACGATTTTGAAGAAATAAGCACTGTACAATTATTTGGCAAACAAGTTAAATGGCAAAATGAAACCAACGGTAAACCCGTTGGCAGAGTAAATAACAAGGGTTTAGCACCTATAATTGATGAAATAGCGAGCATACTTGGTGAAAGACAACAATCAAAAAACTGGATTGAATTATTAAAAAAATGTTACAGTCCTGACGAAAACCTATCCGTAGCTACTAGGCGTTTGGTGTATGAGTTGTTTAAAAACGAAGGTTTGATAATTATTGATGCTGATAATGCTGACTTGAAAAAGGAATTGCAACCCGTTATTGAACAAGATGTTTTAAACCAAACTACATTTAAGGCTATTAAGGAAACCAATAAACGTTTAGAAGAATCCTATAAATTGCAGATAAACGGGAGAGAGGTTAACTTTTTTTATTTACACAACGAGTTTGGCCGTAAATTGATTAAACCCGAAAGTAATGGATATAAATTACAGGATACTTCAGTAGTTTTTACCAAAGAAGAAATGGCTGTGGAAATAGCTAATAATCCCGAAATGTTTAGCCCCAATGTAGTATTGAGGCCTGTTTACCAGGAACTTATTTTACCTAACTTAGCCTATATTGGAGGTCCAGCAGAAGTAGCCTATTGGTTACAACTGAAAAATGTTTTTGATACATTTAATATTGCATATCCTGTTTTAATGCAACGCAATTCATTTTTATTGTTAAACAAATCGATCAGTGATAAGGCGGAAAAAATGGGCTTAGCCCTTGTTGACTTATTTTTAAACGATAGTGAATTAGCCGATCTGTTTTTACAAAAACAATCGTCAAGTAATTTGCCAGAAGTAATCAATCAAATAGATACCCTTTTTCAAAGTATTATTGATGAGGTTAAAAATATAGACCAGGCTACTACAAAAGAAATACTTGCGTTAAAACTGGAAAATAAAAAACAATTAGGAACTCACCTGAAATCTTACAAAAAAGCACGTCAACAAAAGCAAGAAGACAATATTGAGAAATTGCTAAAGTTAAAAGAAAGACTTTTTCCTTTAGGTGTTTTTCAGGAACGCTCAGAGAATGTAATGATGTATGATTTAAATCCGTCTTTGCCTTTTATTAGCAAAGTAAAGCAACATGCCGATGCTTTTGATTTTTCATTACATATTATTGATGATTAA
- the rimO gene encoding 30S ribosomal protein S12 methylthiotransferase RimO, with amino-acid sequence MKTKTRKQDKINIITLGCSKNVVDSEVLYSQLKANDFDVAHESLKDDANIVIINTCGFIENAKQESIETILRYAEAKQEGQIDKLYVTGCLSQRYKPDLEKEIPDVDEYFGTLHLPQLLKTLGADYKQELIGERLLTTPSHYAYLKISEGCDRPCSFCAIPIMRGKHVSKSFEQIETEVKNLVKNGTKEILLIAQDSTYYGLDLYGERKLAELLRRVSDVAGVAWVRLHYAYPSQFPLEALDVIAERDNICKYIDIPLQHTSDNMLKVMRRGITEKRTQEVVDSIRARVPGIAIRTTLIAGHPGETEQDFLDLCDFVRRNRFDRLGIFTYSHEEGTHAGTLVDDVPQEVKEERAATIMEIQQLISAEKNQEKVGKVFKVLFDRKENGMWVGRTEFDSPEVDNEVLVDAKKYYAKIGDFANVKITSAEDFDLYGEIIG; translated from the coding sequence ATGAAGACCAAAACACGTAAACAAGATAAAATAAATATTATAACACTTGGTTGTAGCAAAAACGTTGTTGACAGTGAAGTATTATATAGCCAGTTAAAAGCAAACGATTTTGATGTGGCCCATGAGTCGTTGAAAGACGATGCCAATATAGTTATTATTAATACTTGCGGATTTATTGAAAATGCAAAACAGGAAAGTATTGAAACTATTTTACGTTATGCCGAAGCTAAACAAGAAGGACAAATAGATAAACTATATGTTACAGGTTGTTTAAGCCAGCGTTATAAACCCGATTTAGAAAAAGAAATTCCAGATGTAGATGAATATTTTGGTACACTACATTTACCACAGCTACTAAAAACATTAGGAGCTGATTATAAACAAGAGTTGATAGGCGAGCGCTTATTAACTACACCTAGCCATTATGCTTATTTAAAAATTTCAGAAGGTTGTGACAGGCCTTGTTCTTTTTGTGCCATTCCTATTATGCGTGGTAAACACGTTTCGAAAAGTTTTGAGCAAATAGAAACTGAAGTGAAAAATCTGGTAAAAAATGGTACTAAAGAAATTTTACTAATAGCACAAGACAGTACTTATTACGGATTAGACTTATATGGTGAACGCAAATTAGCAGAATTGTTAAGACGTGTTTCTGATGTAGCAGGTGTGGCATGGGTTAGGTTGCATTATGCTTATCCAAGTCAATTTCCATTAGAAGCATTAGATGTAATTGCCGAACGAGATAATATTTGTAAGTATATTGATATTCCATTACAACATACCAGCGATAATATGCTGAAAGTAATGCGTAGGGGAATTACCGAAAAACGTACACAGGAAGTAGTTGACTCAATAAGAGCACGTGTACCGGGAATTGCCATTAGAACTACACTTATTGCTGGCCATCCGGGAGAAACAGAGCAAGATTTTTTAGACTTATGCGATTTTGTTAGACGCAACAGATTTGACAGGTTAGGTATTTTTACTTATAGCCATGAAGAAGGAACCCATGCAGGAACCTTGGTTGATGATGTTCCGCAAGAAGTAAAAGAGGAAAGAGCGGCAACCATTATGGAAATACAACAACTTATATCAGCCGAAAAAAACCAAGAGAAAGTAGGCAAAGTATTTAAAGTTTTATTTGATAGAAAAGAAAATGGCATGTGGGTTGGACGTACTGAATTTGATAGTCCTGAGGTTGATAATGAAGTATTGGTAGATGCTAAAAAATACTATGCTAAAATTGGCGATTTTGCCAATGTGAAAATTACCAGTGCCGAAGATTTTGATTTGTACGGAGAAATAATCGGATAA
- the ftsY gene encoding signal recognition particle-docking protein FtsY, producing the protein MGIFSFFSKEKKEKLDQGLEKTKTSLLDKISKALVGKASVDDDFLDQLEEILVSSDVGIETTLKIIDRLQKRVSKDKYVGTSELNNLLKEEIAILLDEYNNENLSSFENLPDHKPYVIMVVGVNGVGKTTTIGKLANQFKKAGKKVVLGAADTFRAAAVEQLKIWGQRNDVHVVEHGMNTDPASVAFDAVKYAVDNNADVCIIDTAGRLHNKVGLMDELSKIKRVMGKVQDGTPHEILLVLDASTGQNAFEQARQFTAATEVNALALTKLDGTAKGGVVIGIADQFKIPVKYIGVGEGIDDLQVFNKVEFVDSLFKK; encoded by the coding sequence ATGGGAATTTTTAGTTTTTTTAGTAAAGAAAAAAAAGAAAAATTAGATCAAGGTTTAGAAAAAACCAAGACTAGCTTATTAGACAAAATTAGTAAAGCCCTTGTTGGTAAAGCCTCGGTCGATGATGACTTTTTAGACCAGCTAGAAGAAATTTTAGTGAGCAGTGATGTTGGAATTGAAACTACCCTTAAAATAATTGACAGGCTTCAAAAAAGAGTTTCAAAAGATAAATACGTTGGTACTTCCGAATTAAACAATTTACTGAAGGAAGAAATTGCCATACTACTTGACGAATACAACAATGAAAATTTAAGTAGTTTTGAAAATTTACCCGACCATAAGCCATATGTAATAATGGTAGTTGGTGTAAATGGTGTAGGTAAAACTACTACTATTGGTAAATTAGCCAATCAATTTAAAAAAGCAGGTAAAAAAGTAGTACTAGGCGCAGCCGATACCTTTAGAGCTGCTGCAGTGGAGCAATTAAAAATTTGGGGACAACGCAATGATGTGCATGTGGTAGAACACGGCATGAATACCGACCCGGCTTCTGTAGCCTTTGATGCTGTAAAATATGCAGTTGATAACAATGCAGATGTATGTATAATAGATACCGCAGGTCGTTTACACAATAAAGTGGGCTTAATGGATGAGCTTTCAAAAATAAAACGCGTAATGGGTAAAGTACAAGATGGTACTCCCCATGAAATTTTATTAGTGTTAGATGCAAGTACAGGTCAAAATGCGTTTGAACAAGCCCGCCAGTTTACGGCAGCTACTGAGGTAAATGCACTGGCATTAACCAAATTAGATGGCACTGCTAAAGGTGGTGTAGTAATTGGTATAGCCGATCAGTTTAAAATTCCGGTAAAATATATTGGAGTGGGCGAGGGTATTGATGATTTACAAGTATTTAACAAAGTAGAGTTTGTTGACTCTTTATTTAAGAAATAA
- a CDS encoding DUF4295 family protein translates to MAKKVVATLKTSSGKDYAKVYRAVKNKKGAYSFKSEIIPNEDVKSHFKA, encoded by the coding sequence ATGGCAAAAAAAGTTGTTGCTACATTAAAAACATCAAGCGGTAAAGATTATGCAAAAGTTTATCGCGCAGTAAAGAATAAAAAAGGAGCTTACTCATTTAAGTCTGAAATTATTCCTAACGAAGACGTAAAATCACATTTCAAAGCTTAG
- the rpmG gene encoding 50S ribosomal protein L33 — MAKKGNRIQVIMECTEHKTSGMPGTSRYITTKNKKNTTERLELKKYNSILKRKTVHKEIK; from the coding sequence ATGGCAAAAAAAGGAAATAGAATTCAAGTTATTATGGAGTGTACCGAGCACAAAACTTCAGGGATGCCTGGAACTAGTCGTTACATAACTACTAAAAATAAAAAAAATACAACTGAGCGTTTAGAATTGAAAAAATACAATTCAATTTTAAAACGTAAAACTGTACACAAAGAAATTAAATAA
- the rpmB gene encoding 50S ribosomal protein L28: MRVCDLTGKKALKGNNVSHSNTKTKRRFYPNLQDKKFYIPEEGQWITLRVSTKAIKTISKKGITTVLNDFVKNGKI, encoded by the coding sequence ATGAGAGTTTGTGATTTAACAGGTAAAAAAGCTTTAAAAGGAAATAATGTATCTCATTCGAATACAAAAACCAAAAGACGCTTTTATCCTAACCTACAAGATAAAAAATTTTATATTCCTGAAGAAGGTCAATGGATTACTTTGCGCGTAAGCACAAAAGCAATCAAAACTATTTCTAAAAAAGGAATTACCACAGTGTTAAACGATTTTGTTAAAAACGGCAAAATTTAA
- the ccsA gene encoding cytochrome c biogenesis protein CcsA has product MIKWWKIAGFILVLYSIIQGLYGAIPNLPILENSIRNLYFHVPMWFTMISLLLFSFIYSIQTLNNKTTVDLKKDAMAEVYATTAMLFGIAGLCTGMVWAKNTWGAYWTNDPKLNAAAVAMLLYAAYFVLRSSIDDQEKRARIAAVFNVFCFPIYVVLVFVLPRLTDSLHPGNGGNPGFNAYDLDSRLRMVFYPAVLGWILMGFWIADIGVRINKLNKI; this is encoded by the coding sequence ATGATTAAATGGTGGAAAATAGCAGGATTTATTCTTGTTCTTTATTCAATTATACAAGGTTTATATGGGGCTATCCCTAATTTGCCTATACTTGAAAATAGCATCAGGAACTTATATTTCCATGTTCCTATGTGGTTTACAATGATTAGTTTGTTGCTGTTTTCATTTATTTACTCCATTCAAACGCTGAATAATAAAACTACCGTTGATTTAAAAAAGGATGCAATGGCAGAGGTATATGCCACCACAGCGATGCTTTTTGGAATTGCTGGCTTATGTACCGGAATGGTTTGGGCAAAAAATACCTGGGGTGCTTATTGGACCAATGACCCTAAATTAAATGCTGCAGCAGTGGCCATGTTGCTATATGCTGCTTATTTTGTGTTGAGAAGCAGTATTGATGACCAAGAAAAAAGAGCACGAATAGCTGCGGTATTTAATGTGTTTTGTTTCCCTATTTATGTGGTATTGGTTTTTGTATTACCACGATTGACGGATTCATTACACCCGGGAAATGGTGGAAACCCCGGTTTTAACGCTTATGATTTGGATAGCAGATTACGTATGGTATTTTACCCTGCGGTATTGGGATGGATTTTAATGGGATTTTGGATAGCCGATATTGGCGTAAGAATAAATAAATTAAACAAAATATGA
- a CDS encoding cytochrome c maturation protein CcmE, with protein sequence MKKSSIIIIVLIAIAIAAIISTTSDASSYENFSVAAENPGKEFHVVGTLNRQKEKYFDPKKDANYFSFFLIDEKGQEQKVIYHAPEPADFERSEKIVIIGKMDGDHFEASKILLKCPSKYNDTQVKV encoded by the coding sequence ATGAAAAAATCGAGTATTATAATCATTGTTTTAATTGCTATTGCTATTGCTGCAATTATAAGTACTACCAGCGATGCCAGCAGCTATGAAAATTTTTCAGTAGCAGCAGAAAACCCAGGTAAAGAATTTCACGTGGTAGGCACATTAAACAGGCAAAAAGAAAAATATTTCGACCCTAAAAAGGATGCCAACTACTTTAGTTTTTTTCTTATAGATGAAAAAGGGCAAGAGCAAAAAGTAATTTACCATGCACCAGAACCGGCAGATTTTGAACGCAGCGAAAAAATTGTAATTATTGGTAAAATGGATGGCGACCATTTTGAAGCCAGTAAAATACTTTTAAAATGTCCGAGTAAATACAACGATACTCAGGTAAAAGTATAA
- the ccsA gene encoding cytochrome c biogenesis protein CcsA has product MNNIIFEGEHLWIGNIGRLAVIFSFITSILCAVSYYLAEKRPLETTWKKIAFMGFSIHSAAVLTIIGSLFFIIYKHYFEYHYAWQHSSRDLPVHFMISCFWEGQEGSFLLWIFWQMVIGWLLIGTAKGWTNPVMFVLMLSQIALSSMLLGVKVFGIKFGSTPFELLRNAMGNAPIFKQPDYLSKIKDGNGLNPLLQNYWMVIHPPTLFFGFATTVVPFAFAIAALMRKQYSEWIKPALPWALISVMVLGTGIIMGGFWAYESLSFGGYWAWDPVENASLVPWLTLIAGLHLMLIYKATGNALQATFGFIIVTFLFVLYATFLTRSGILGNSSVHSFTDLGMSGQLLLFVLMFVWLTPLVIEEKPKLFWANFIGLLILVFGILASEKMSISKWPLTGIGIIAIGLNIFYIVKKVPGSKKDDEIYTREFWMFIGSLMLGISSFQIIITTSIPVFNKLFDLKLAPPTDVIGHYNKWQMPLAIIIALLTGIANVIKYKKNGGEGLKKLIIHLAIAGVLAIVLFFAFKLENYFFIVLLFAAIYTIVGNASLLKPIFKGKIKLVGSSVAHIGFGVLLIGVLVSSANKKVISINESGKILNPEFDDKNNIENVYLEGGKPLKMADYIITYEGDSMQWVNTYYKVNYKKLNPKSGNVDYEFNLFPNAQINPKFGLVANPDTKHYISHDVFTYVSSVPVEKKDAKFVNLKTHELAQGDTIYLSNAICVLKNISSNIQKNTGVNQSEILIGAEFEIRTLDKVLTTTPLYGIKDKAVANFDAYVDEIKTKFSFKTVNTDTKKVVIETSEKDNSGNFIIMKAIVFPWINLVWAGTIIMIIGFFLSILKRIQLK; this is encoded by the coding sequence ATGAATAATATAATTTTTGAAGGAGAACACCTGTGGATTGGAAATATAGGGCGCTTAGCCGTTATTTTTAGTTTTATTACTTCTATACTTTGTGCTGTTAGTTATTATTTAGCCGAAAAAAGGCCACTTGAAACAACGTGGAAAAAAATAGCTTTCATGGGTTTCAGCATTCACAGTGCTGCTGTTCTCACCATTATTGGCTCTTTATTTTTTATTATTTACAAACATTATTTCGAATACCATTATGCATGGCAACATAGTAGCCGCGATTTGCCTGTCCATTTTATGATTTCGTGTTTTTGGGAAGGCCAAGAAGGAAGTTTTCTGCTTTGGATTTTTTGGCAAATGGTTATTGGTTGGTTGCTTATAGGCACGGCAAAAGGCTGGACAAACCCTGTTATGTTTGTATTAATGCTTTCGCAAATAGCCCTTTCTAGCATGCTATTAGGCGTTAAAGTTTTCGGAATTAAATTTGGCAGCACCCCTTTTGAATTGTTACGCAACGCCATGGGGAATGCACCTATTTTTAAACAACCTGATTATTTAAGTAAAATAAAAGATGGCAATGGTTTAAACCCTTTGTTACAAAACTATTGGATGGTTATTCATCCGCCTACTTTGTTTTTTGGCTTTGCTACTACGGTTGTTCCTTTTGCTTTTGCCATAGCTGCTTTAATGCGTAAGCAATATAGCGAGTGGATAAAACCAGCTTTACCATGGGCTTTAATCAGTGTTATGGTATTGGGTACAGGTATTATTATGGGTGGCTTCTGGGCTTACGAAAGTTTAAGCTTTGGAGGCTATTGGGCTTGGGATCCAGTTGAAAATGCATCGTTGGTGCCTTGGTTAACATTGATAGCTGGTTTACACTTAATGCTTATATACAAAGCAACGGGTAATGCCTTACAAGCTACTTTTGGTTTTATTATTGTTACCTTTTTATTTGTGCTTTACGCTACCTTTTTAACTCGCAGTGGTATATTAGGAAACTCATCTGTTCATTCGTTTACTGATTTAGGTATGAGTGGCCAGTTGTTGCTTTTTGTATTAATGTTTGTATGGCTTACACCATTGGTTATAGAAGAAAAACCTAAATTATTCTGGGCCAATTTTATTGGTTTACTTATTTTAGTTTTTGGCATATTAGCCAGTGAAAAAATGAGCATTAGCAAATGGCCTTTAACGGGGATTGGGATTATTGCTATTGGTTTAAATATATTTTATATTGTAAAAAAGGTTCCCGGTTCTAAAAAGGATGATGAAATATATACCCGTGAGTTTTGGATGTTTATTGGCAGCTTAATGCTTGGCATTTCATCGTTTCAAATAATAATTACTACCTCTATTCCTGTATTTAATAAGTTATTTGATTTAAAACTGGCCCCTCCTACTGATGTAATCGGGCATTACAATAAATGGCAAATGCCTTTGGCTATTATTATAGCTTTACTAACGGGAATAGCCAATGTAATAAAATACAAAAAAAATGGCGGGGAGGGTTTAAAAAAACTTATTATCCACTTAGCTATCGCAGGTGTTTTGGCTATTGTTTTATTCTTTGCTTTTAAATTAGAAAATTACTTCTTCATTGTTTTATTGTTTGCTGCCATTTATACTATTGTAGGCAATGCCAGTTTATTAAAACCCATTTTTAAAGGTAAAATAAAATTAGTTGGTTCATCAGTCGCACATATTGGCTTTGGTGTTTTGTTAATTGGTGTATTGGTATCATCTGCCAATAAAAAAGTTATTTCGATTAATGAAAGCGGTAAAATTTTAAACCCTGAATTTGACGACAAAAACAATATTGAAAATGTATACCTTGAAGGTGGCAAACCTTTAAAAATGGCTGACTACATTATTACCTACGAGGGTGATAGTATGCAATGGGTTAATACTTACTACAAGGTTAATTACAAAAAATTGAATCCTAAGTCGGGTAATGTTGATTATGAATTTAATTTGTTTCCAAATGCGCAAATCAATCCAAAATTTGGTTTGGTAGCTAACCCAGATACTAAACATTATATAAGCCACGATGTATTTACTTATGTTAGTTCGGTTCCTGTTGAAAAGAAGGATGCCAAATTTGTTAATTTAAAAACACATGAACTAGCTCAAGGCGATACTATTTACTTAAGCAATGCTATCTGTGTTCTTAAAAATATCAGCTCTAATATTCAAAAAAATACAGGCGTGAATCAATCGGAAATTTTGATTGGTGCTGAGTTTGAAATCAGAACTTTAGATAAGGTTTTAACTACTACTCCGCTCTACGGAATTAAAGATAAAGCGGTGGCTAATTTTGATGCTTATGTAGACGAAATAAAAACTAAATTCAGTTTTAAAACCGTTAATACTGATACCAAGAAAGTAGTGATTGAAACTTCTGAAAAAGACAATAGTGGTAATTTTATTATTATGAAAGCCATTGTTTTCCCTTGGATTAATTTGGTTTGGGCAGGAACTATTATTATGATAATTGGTTTTTTCCTTTCTATTTTAAAACGAATTCAATTAAAATAA
- a CDS encoding ion channel, with protein MAKLFKNFTSNNDTGFGSSAANQADRLLNKDGRYNVTRTGVSIFNRYSYFHELIAMSWLKFNSLVLATYLIINLFFTLIYWFIGIEHLGGTMGETTLEKFMETFFFSCQTYSTVGYGRINPQGFLSSAIASVESLVGLMSFAVVTGLIYGRFAKPNIRLLTSQNAIIAPFKEGKALMFRITNARQNALLEVEIELMMSFFTHENPVRQFLPLKLERKKVNALSLSWTIVHPIDENSPLYGLTLKDYEEIDLELIFMFKAFDESYSQTVHTRTSYVFSEILWGKKFVPMYARSEKGETTILQIEKLNEMVEADLPNELPKNVY; from the coding sequence ATGGCAAAACTATTTAAAAACTTCACCAGTAATAACGATACCGGATTCGGTTCTTCAGCAGCTAACCAAGCGGATAGGTTACTCAATAAAGATGGCCGTTACAATGTTACCAGAACGGGTGTAAGTATTTTTAATAGATACAGCTATTTCCATGAGCTAATTGCGATGAGTTGGTTAAAGTTTAACTCACTTGTTTTAGCTACTTATTTAATTATAAATTTATTTTTTACTTTAATTTATTGGTTTATTGGCATTGAACACTTAGGTGGAACTATGGGAGAAACTACTTTGGAAAAATTCATGGAGACATTTTTCTTTAGTTGTCAAACTTATTCTACTGTAGGATATGGTAGAATAAATCCACAAGGGTTTTTATCTAGTGCTATAGCCTCTGTTGAAAGTTTGGTAGGCTTAATGAGTTTTGCCGTAGTAACGGGCTTAATTTACGGACGTTTTGCCAAGCCTAACATAAGATTATTAACTAGTCAAAACGCCATTATAGCACCTTTTAAAGAAGGTAAAGCTTTAATGTTTAGAATTACCAACGCCCGCCAAAATGCTTTATTGGAGGTAGAAATTGAGTTAATGATGTCCTTTTTCACCCATGAAAATCCGGTACGCCAGTTTTTACCTTTAAAGCTGGAACGTAAAAAAGTAAATGCGCTCTCTTTAAGCTGGACTATTGTACATCCAATTGATGAAAACTCGCCATTATACGGACTTACGTTAAAGGACTATGAGGAGATAGACTTGGAACTTATATTTATGTTTAAGGCTTTTGACGAATCGTATTCTCAAACAGTTCATACCAGAACCAGCTATGTGTTTAGTGAAATTTTATGGGGCAAAAAATTTGTACCTATGTATGCTCGCTCCGAAAAAGGGGAAACAACTATTTTACAAATTGAAAAATTAAATGAAATGGTAGAGGCTGATTTGCCTAATGAACTACCTAAAAACGTTTACTAA